In Eucalyptus grandis isolate ANBG69807.140 chromosome 4, ASM1654582v1, whole genome shotgun sequence, the following proteins share a genomic window:
- the LOC104442828 gene encoding probable mannitol dehydrogenase — translation MAMSPENEHPVKAFGWAARDTSGHLSPFKFSRRTTGENDVTFKVLYCGICHSDLHSIKNEWGITSYPIVPGHEIIGVITEIGTKVTKFKVGDKVGVGCMVGSCRSCANCKDDLENYCPKMILSYGAKYNDGTTTYGGYSDIMVSDEHFIIKIPDNLPLDGSAPLLCAGITVYSPLKYYGLNKAGMHLGIVGLGGLGHMAVKFAKAMGLKVTIISTSPNKKKEAMDHLGADAFLVSHNTEDMALAMGTMDGIIDTVSAVHALLPLFNLLKINGKLVMVGAPQKPLELLAFPLLMGRKMVGGSCIGGIQETQEMIDFAAKHNIVADIELIPMDYVNTAMERLSKADIKYRFVIDITNSLKPF, via the exons ATGGCAATGTCACCAGAGAATGAACATCCAGTGAAGGCTTTTGGATGGGCAGCCAGGGACACTTCAGGACATCTCTCTCCATTCAAGTTCTCAAGAAG GACCACCGGAGAAAATGATGTAACTTTTAAGGTGCTATATTGCGGTATATGCCATTCCGATCTCCATAGTATCAAGAATGAATGGGGAATAACTTCTTATCCCATTGTGCCTGG GCATGAGATTATAGGTGTGATCACCGAAATAGGCACCAAAGTGACAAAATTCAAAGTCGGGGACAAAGTAGGTGTTGGGTGTATGGTTGGATCATGTCGCTCTTGTGCAAATTGCAAAGATGACCTCGAGAATTACTGCCCCAAGATGATCTTGTCCTATGGTGCAAAGTACAATGATGGAACCACCACCTATGGTGGCTACTCGGACATCATGGTATCGGATGAACACTTCATAATCAAAATCCCTGACAACTTGCCTCTTGATGGTAGTGCTCCTCTCCTTTGTGCGGGGATCACTGTTTACAGTCCATTGAAGTACTATGGGCTTAATAAGGCCGGAATGCATTTAGGGATTGTTGGGCTTGGTGGGCTCGGACATATGGCTGTAAAGTTTGCTAAAGCCATGGGCCTCAAAGTGACCATTATCAGTACCTCTCCTAACAAAAAGAAGGAAGCCATGGACCATTTGGGAGCTGATGCATTCTTGGTTAGCCATAACACAGAAGATATGGCA CTTGCAATGGGTACAATGGATGGCATTATTGACACCGTCTCAGCTGTACATGCTCTTTTACCTTTGTTCAATctcttgaaaattaatggaaagcTCGTCATGGTTGGGGCACCACAGAAGCCGCTTGAGCTACTTGCTTTTCCACTCCTCATGG GTAGAAAGATGGTGGGAGGAAGTTGCATTGGAGGGATACAAGAGACGCAAGAGATGATTGATTTTGCAGCGAAGCACAACATAGTTGCAGATATTGAGCTTATTCCTATGGATTATGTGAACACTGCCATGGAGCGTTTATCGAAAGCAGATATTAAGTATCGATTTGTCATTGACATCACCAATTCATTGAAGCCTTTCTGA
- the LOC104441285 gene encoding protein TRI1, with amino-acid sequence MEGVGVRGYFYWSLFDSFEFGDGHTTRFGLYYVDYSDDLKRGFPGLPGAAGPREVRFLRRGRRRPSAAPAKASKAAAKAKPKAAAAAVPKAPSRPSGIQKVTPVSPALARFLNAGEASRVEAVKQIWAYIKKEGLQDSINKREINCDERLKTLFEGREKVGFLEIGKLLSRHFVKTS; translated from the exons ATGGAAGGAGTCGGCGTGAGGGGATACTTTTACTGGTCTCTGTTCGACAGCTTCGAGTTTGGAGATGGCCACACGACAAGATTCGGGCTCTATTATGTCGACTATAGTGATGATCTTAAGCGC GGTTTTCCGGGGCTGCCGGGCGCTGCTGGCCCCCGCGAAGTCCGCTTCctccgccgcggccgccgccgtCCCTCCGCTGCTCCCGCGAAGGCCTCCAAGGCCGCGGCCAAGGCGAAGCCGAAGGCGGCCGCCGCGGCCGTGCCGAAGGCGCCCAGCCGGCCGTCGGGGATACAGAAGGTGACCCCCGTCTCGCCGGCGCTCGCTCGGTTCCTCAACGCCGGCGAGGCCTCCCGCGTCGAGGCCGTCAAGCAGATTTGGGCCTACATCAAGAAGGAGGGCCTCCAG GATAGCATTAATAAGCGAGAGATTAATTGTGATGAGAGGCTGAAGACCTTATtcgaggggagagagaaagtcGGATTCCTGGAGATTGGTAAGCTGCTGTCCCGTCATTTTGTGAAGACCAGCTGA
- the LOC104441286 gene encoding 60S ribosomal protein L4: protein MAAAARPLVTIQSLEGDMATDSAATLPLPDVMRSSIRPDIVGFVHSNISKNSRQPYAVSKRAGHQTSAESWGTGRAVSRIPRVPGGGTHRAGQGAFGNMCRGGRMFAPTKTWRRWHRRVNVNQKRYAVASAIAATAIPALVLARGHRVESVPELPLVVSDAAEAVEKTAAAEKVLRQIGAFPDAEKAKDSMGIRPGKGKMRNRRYINRKGPLVVYGSEGAKIEKAFRNIPGVEVANVERLNLLKLAPGGHLGRFVIWTKSAFEKLDSIYGSFEKTSEKKKGYVLPRSKMLNADLSRIINSDEVQSVVRPIKKEVKRAPLKKNPLKNLNTMLRLNPYAKTARRMSLLAEAQRVKAKKEKLDKKRKPLTKEDAAAIRSAGKAWYQTMISDSDYTEFENFSKWLGVSQ from the exons CCTCGATCCGCCCCGACATCGTCGGCTTCGTCCACTCCAACATCTCCAAGAACAGCCGCCAGCCCTACGCCGTGTCCAAGCGCGCCGGCCACCAGACCTCCGCCGAGTCCTGGGGCACCGGCCGCGCCGTCTCCCGTATCCCCCGTGTCCCCGGAGGCGGCACCCACCGCGCCGGCCAGGGCGCCTTCGGCAACATGTGCCGCGGCGGCCGCATGTTCGCCCCCACCAAGACCTGGCGCCGCTGGCACCGCCGCGTCAACGTGAACCAGAAGCGCTACGCCGTCGCCTCCGccatcgccgccaccgccatccCCGCCCTCGTCCTCGCCCGCGGCCACCGCGTCGAGTCCGTCCCCGAGCTCCCCCTCGTCGTCTCCGACGCCGCCGAGGCCGTGGAGAAGACCGCCGCGGCCGAGAAGGTCCTCAGGCAGATCGGGGCCTTCCCCGACGCCGAGAAGGCCAAGGACAGCATGGGCATCCGCCCCGGGAAGGGAAAGATGCGCAACCGCCGCTACATCAACCGCAAGGGCCCCCTCGTCGTGTACGGCTCCGAGGGCGCCAAGATCGAGAAGGCCTTCCGCAACATCCCCGGCGTCGAGGTCGCCAACGTCGAGCGCCTCAACCTGCTCAAGCTCGCCCCGGGAGGCCACCTCGGGCGGTTCGTCATCTGGACGAAGTCCGCGTTCGAGAAGCTCGACTCGATCTACGGGTCGTTCGAGAAGACctcggagaagaagaagggctaCGTGCTGCCGCGGTCGAAGATGTTGAATGCCGATTTGTCGAGGATCATCAACTCCGACGAGGTCCAGTCGGTGGTGCGGCCGATCAAGAAGGAGGTGAAGAGGGCGCCGCTGAAGAAGAACCCATTGAAGAACCTGAACACCATGTTGAGGCTCAACCCTTATGCCAAGACCGCCAGGAGGATGTCTCTTTTGGCCGAGGCGCAGCGCGTGAAGGCCAAGAAGGAGAAGCTCGACAAGAAGAGGAAGCCCCTTACCAAG GAGGATGCAGCAGCGATTAGGTCAGCCGGAAAGGCATGGTATCAGACAATGATCTCAGACAGTGATTACACCGAATTCGAGAACTTCTCGAAGTGGCTTGGAGTCTCCCAGTGA